A single genomic interval of Zunongwangia sp. HGR-M22 harbors:
- a CDS encoding TolC family protein, with translation MKMTFLSTINTNRIIPSTSCFKGLLGIFAMISVVSCKVGEEYTRPEFKEDISAEYYSGEKDLDSMKTDSLNLAEIDTDTIPMSEIPWKEYIEDSTLQSLIDTALVNNIDLKKAMKNMEIGMEELAQSKANFFPSLNARPADYRRDYYSENYNNYGSNRSRRNHGENPPSSLYTERLEYSSALQANWELDLWGKLRWQKEAARADFMKSKEFKKAVQTSLIAEVASTYFNLVMLKSQIEVAQKNYALNDSTLNIVQLQYDAGESTSLAIQQTKSQKLKAKTLIPQLEREYVIMENKLNRLLGRSPRSITIPANFEDIEFQKRYNTGIPLELVKNRPDVAMSEYELIAANADAGVANALRYPSLTIGASAGLNSFELDEFLDPVSSGFALLNGAIFQPIFNNRKLKTNYNVALSQKEIAQLDFKGNLIEAIADVSNSLAKMEKLKEEYNIAEERIEVTQKGLKDAGMLFRGGYANYLEVLTAQSDALESELNLINIKKQLLIANVELYRNLGGGWQ, from the coding sequence ATGAAAATGACTTTTCTTTCAACTATAAATACGAATAGAATTATACCTTCAACTAGCTGTTTTAAAGGGCTATTAGGAATTTTTGCAATGATAAGCGTGGTAAGTTGTAAAGTAGGAGAAGAATATACACGGCCAGAGTTTAAGGAGGATATTTCAGCTGAATATTATTCAGGAGAAAAAGACCTGGATTCGATGAAAACTGATTCTTTAAATCTTGCTGAAATTGATACCGATACTATCCCGATGTCTGAAATTCCGTGGAAAGAGTATATAGAAGATAGTACGTTGCAGTCGTTAATCGATACGGCTTTGGTAAATAATATAGACCTTAAAAAAGCCATGAAGAACATGGAAATTGGGATGGAAGAATTAGCGCAATCTAAAGCTAATTTTTTCCCTTCTCTAAATGCAAGGCCTGCAGATTATCGAAGAGATTATTATTCTGAAAATTACAATAATTACGGTTCTAATCGATCTCGTAGAAATCATGGTGAAAATCCACCAAGCAGTCTTTATACTGAAAGGCTAGAGTATTCATCTGCGCTACAGGCAAATTGGGAGCTGGATCTTTGGGGGAAATTGCGTTGGCAAAAAGAAGCTGCAAGAGCTGATTTTATGAAAAGCAAAGAATTTAAAAAAGCTGTGCAAACCTCTTTAATTGCTGAGGTAGCTTCAACCTATTTTAATCTAGTGATGCTTAAATCCCAAATTGAAGTTGCCCAGAAAAACTATGCTTTAAATGATAGTACTTTAAATATTGTACAATTGCAATATGATGCAGGAGAATCGACTTCGCTGGCCATCCAACAAACCAAATCACAAAAATTAAAAGCGAAAACTTTGATTCCTCAATTAGAGCGAGAGTATGTAATTATGGAGAATAAATTGAACCGTTTACTGGGTCGTTCTCCGCGATCGATAACCATACCAGCTAATTTTGAGGATATCGAATTTCAAAAAAGATACAACACAGGAATCCCGCTAGAATTAGTTAAAAATCGTCCAGATGTTGCGATGTCTGAATATGAGCTGATTGCCGCGAATGCCGATGCCGGTGTTGCTAATGCTTTGCGATATCCATCTTTAACTATTGGTGCTTCTGCGGGTTTAAATTCATTTGAATTAGATGAATTTTTGGATCCTGTAAGTTCTGGTTTTGCATTATTAAACGGAGCTATTTTTCAGCCAATTTTTAATAATCGTAAACTGAAAACAAATTATAATGTTGCACTTTCTCAAAAAGAAATTGCGCAACTGGATTTTAAAGGTAATCTTATCGAAGCGATTGCAGATGTGTCTAATTCTTTAGCAAAAATGGAAAAGCTGAAAGAAGAATATAATATAGCTGAAGAAAGAATTGAAGTAACCCAGAAAGGTTTAAAAGATGCCGGAATGTTGTTTAGAGGAGGTTATGCCAATTATCTTGAAGTACTTACCGCACAAAGTGATGCTTTAGAAAGTGAACTGAATTTAATTAATATTAAGAAGCAACTTTTAATTGCCAATGTAGAACTGTACCGTAATCTCGGTGGCGGGTGGCAATAG
- a CDS encoding efflux RND transporter permease subunit has translation MFKKIIKRPVLTLVITIILVIAGAASIASLPVERFPEIAPPSVSVQVYYPGGNAETVAKSVLLPIEEAINGTENMSYANSTATNSGRGRVTVYFKPGTDPDLAAVDIQNRISTITSMIPQEVTEAGISVTKRMKGSIMTINIYSDDPTYDETFLNAFTRINIRRELKRVDGLAQASILRQRDYAMRIWLNPQKMASYQLTPRDVFDQIKDQNFEAAPGKFGENSEELFEIIMKHDGRFNQPEDYENLVIKTKDETVLHLRDIARVEFGASNYTSENRLNGKPSVTIDVVQQNGANAMEIDGKIREILEQQSRLFPEDVHYKITYSVRDQIDESMSQVEHTLVEAFILVFLVVFIFLQDFRATLITAISIPASLLGTFFFLNIIGASMNVLSMFSLVLAIGIVVDDAIVVMEAIHEKMTHHNMPVKEAVSAAMDEITGAIISITVVIAAVFLPVGFLSGPVGVFYQEFAYTIIFAVLISAINALTLTPVLSKIFFDGKNKNKEKRGIAKAVSNYRQYRKAKILRNKGFRKFDSFFDRFTKRYLGVVRWTLNHKWIGLAALAVIIGATVFLSKITPSGFIPTEDDNFLILSMKMPEGSSLHRTNTALRKADSILQEQPAVKGVNTVSGFNVVDNANSPSSGLAYVQLKSADERGEIQEIKPVIKNLLSKLDDIPETDFNMYPRPTIQGFGNFDGVQFMLQDRADGDLGEFGQIVNEFINTLNNQESVENAFTSFNPNFPQYRLDIDYEKAKSMGVSVKDMMFTIQSYFGRVQPGDFNRFSRQYGVYMQSDIQFRESPESFNSIFVKNDKGEMVPVNTIVKLKQTYGPEVVNRYNLYNAAKINVTPAEGYSTGDVMNMIEDLTAEKLPATLSYEWTSMSLEEKNSGGDTIIVFIIIILLVYFILASQYESFLLPLAVMLSLPVGIFGVFTAINFAGIDNNIYVQIGIIMLIGLLAKNAILIVEFVAQKRRAGFSAFDAVVEASALRIRPIIMTSLAFTVGLIPLMFAEGSSAQGNHSVSIGTAGGMISGIVLGIFIIPLLAYVFQRLHDKMNLERYGD, from the coding sequence ATGTTTAAGAAAATAATAAAAAGGCCCGTACTTACACTGGTCATTACTATCATATTGGTTATTGCCGGGGCCGCAAGTATTGCCTCTTTACCCGTAGAACGTTTCCCTGAAATTGCACCTCCAAGTGTTAGTGTTCAGGTTTATTATCCCGGGGGTAATGCAGAAACTGTTGCCAAATCTGTTTTATTGCCAATTGAAGAAGCTATTAATGGGACCGAGAATATGTCTTATGCTAATTCTACTGCAACAAACTCAGGTAGAGGTCGGGTTACTGTTTACTTTAAACCGGGTACAGACCCAGATTTAGCTGCTGTAGATATTCAGAATAGAATATCAACCATCACTTCTATGATCCCTCAGGAAGTTACTGAAGCTGGTATTTCGGTAACAAAAAGAATGAAGGGTAGTATCATGACGATAAATATTTATAGTGATGATCCTACTTACGATGAAACATTTCTAAACGCCTTTACCAGAATAAACATACGGCGAGAATTAAAACGTGTAGATGGATTAGCACAGGCTTCGATTTTGAGGCAGCGGGATTACGCTATGAGAATATGGCTAAACCCTCAAAAAATGGCTTCCTATCAGTTAACTCCGCGTGATGTGTTCGATCAAATTAAAGATCAGAATTTTGAAGCTGCACCGGGTAAATTTGGTGAAAACTCTGAAGAGCTTTTTGAAATTATAATGAAGCATGATGGCCGTTTTAATCAACCAGAGGATTACGAAAATCTGGTTATTAAAACCAAAGATGAGACAGTACTACATTTAAGGGATATTGCCAGAGTAGAATTTGGTGCTTCTAATTATACCAGTGAGAATCGGCTAAATGGTAAACCATCGGTTACAATCGATGTTGTGCAACAAAATGGTGCAAATGCCATGGAAATCGATGGCAAAATTAGAGAAATATTAGAGCAGCAATCACGATTATTTCCAGAGGATGTCCATTATAAAATCACCTATAGTGTTCGCGATCAAATAGACGAGTCGATGAGTCAGGTAGAACATACACTCGTAGAAGCCTTTATCCTTGTGTTTTTAGTAGTTTTTATTTTTCTTCAGGATTTTAGGGCGACGCTCATTACAGCAATTTCAATCCCTGCTTCTTTATTAGGAACCTTCTTTTTCTTGAATATTATTGGTGCTTCGATGAATGTCCTTAGTATGTTCTCTTTAGTGCTGGCTATTGGTATTGTAGTAGATGATGCCATTGTAGTAATGGAAGCTATTCACGAAAAGATGACACATCATAATATGCCGGTAAAAGAAGCGGTAAGTGCTGCTATGGACGAGATTACCGGGGCAATTATATCGATAACCGTAGTGATCGCCGCAGTATTTTTACCTGTAGGATTTTTAAGTGGACCTGTTGGAGTTTTTTATCAGGAATTCGCTTATACTATCATTTTTGCAGTATTGATTTCAGCTATAAATGCTTTAACGCTAACTCCGGTTTTAAGTAAAATTTTCTTCGATGGCAAAAATAAAAACAAAGAAAAACGAGGAATAGCCAAAGCCGTATCTAATTACAGGCAATACAGAAAAGCCAAAATATTACGAAACAAAGGATTTAGAAAATTTGATAGTTTCTTCGACAGGTTTACTAAGAGATATCTGGGGGTTGTACGGTGGACACTGAATCATAAATGGATTGGATTGGCAGCATTAGCCGTAATTATAGGTGCAACGGTATTTTTGTCGAAAATAACGCCTAGTGGATTTATCCCTACGGAAGATGATAATTTCTTGATATTATCGATGAAAATGCCCGAAGGATCCTCATTACACCGTACAAACACAGCGCTAAGAAAAGCAGATTCTATTTTGCAAGAACAACCTGCTGTTAAAGGTGTGAATACTGTTTCTGGTTTTAATGTGGTAGATAATGCAAATAGTCCATCGTCAGGATTGGCGTATGTACAGTTAAAGTCGGCTGATGAGCGCGGTGAAATTCAGGAGATAAAACCCGTAATCAAAAATTTATTAAGTAAGCTGGATGATATTCCCGAAACAGATTTTAATATGTATCCAAGACCAACTATACAGGGGTTTGGTAATTTCGACGGAGTACAGTTTATGCTTCAGGATAGGGCAGATGGCGATTTAGGTGAGTTTGGGCAAATTGTAAATGAATTTATCAATACCTTGAACAATCAGGAATCGGTAGAAAATGCTTTTACATCTTTTAACCCTAATTTCCCGCAATATCGCTTAGATATCGATTACGAAAAGGCCAAAAGTATGGGGGTAAGCGTTAAAGATATGATGTTTACCATTCAGTCTTACTTTGGTAGAGTCCAGCCTGGAGACTTCAATAGGTTTAGTAGGCAATACGGAGTTTATATGCAATCTGATATTCAGTTTAGAGAGTCTCCAGAGTCATTCAACAGCATTTTTGTTAAAAACGATAAGGGAGAAATGGTTCCGGTTAATACGATTGTAAAGCTTAAACAAACTTACGGGCCAGAGGTTGTGAATCGATATAACCTTTATAATGCTGCCAAGATTAATGTTACTCCCGCAGAGGGTTATAGTACAGGTGATGTGATGAATATGATTGAAGATCTTACTGCTGAAAAGCTTCCTGCAACCTTAAGTTACGAGTGGACCAGTATGAGTTTAGAAGAGAAAAATTCTGGTGGGGACACGATCATTGTGTTCATAATCATTATTTTATTGGTCTATTTTATTCTGGCGTCACAATACGAAAGTTTCTTATTGCCATTAGCCGTAATGCTATCCTTACCGGTGGGAATATTTGGCGTTTTTACAGCCATTAATTTTGCGGGTATCGATAACAATATTTATGTGCAGATTGGTATTATTATGCTTATTGGTTTATTAGCAAAAAATGCGATTCTAATTGTAGAATTTGTGGCTCAAAAAAGACGAGCTGGTTTCTCTGCATTTGATGCCGTGGTGGAAGCAAGTGCACTCAGAATTCGCCCAATAATTATGACGTCGCTGGCATTTACTGTAGGATTAATTCCATTAATGTTTGCTGAAGGTTCTTCGGCACAGGGAAATCATTCGGTTAGTATTGGTACTGCAGGTGGGATGATTAGCGGTATTGTTCTAGGGATTTTTATTATTCCGTTACTTGCTTATGTATTCCAAAGACTTCACGATAAAATGAATTTGGAACGTTATGGCGATTAA
- a CDS encoding efflux RND transporter periplasmic adaptor subunit: MSNKYNLSVLARFAWLLITICSLGLATSCKEEEKEDEGIPLPVISLQEQNASKGFEYIGSIEGVETIEIRPQVDGILEEIYVDEGDFVEKGQDLFKVNSQPYMEDYKNARANVALERAKVEKAKSDLERLQPLIDNEVISEVRKKSVEADYQVALSSLQRAQAQAANMRINLDFTTIKAPVSGFMGRIPKSPGNVVKQTDEKPLTVLSKVDDIYVYFSMSESDYLYYERAKNDTLSNKMNNKVKLVLADESVYEHTGKIDANSGQIDKTTGSITLRARFENPDTLLRSGNTGKILMEEIYPKAILVPQSATTFIQDKKFVFVLDENNIAQRKEIITEGRSGDNYIVSSKSLSPKDRIVLSGLDKLANGIKVKPIERGRLLSQVQL; encoded by the coding sequence AAGGTATCCCTTTACCAGTAATTTCTTTGCAAGAACAAAATGCTTCCAAAGGATTTGAATATATAGGATCTATTGAAGGAGTAGAAACTATTGAAATTAGGCCACAGGTAGATGGAATTTTAGAAGAGATCTACGTAGATGAAGGCGATTTTGTGGAAAAAGGACAGGATTTATTCAAAGTAAATAGTCAACCCTATATGGAAGACTATAAAAATGCGAGAGCCAATGTTGCTTTAGAAAGAGCCAAAGTAGAAAAGGCAAAAAGTGATTTAGAACGTTTGCAACCACTTATTGATAACGAAGTAATTTCTGAAGTTCGAAAAAAATCTGTTGAGGCCGATTATCAGGTTGCTCTATCTTCACTTCAAAGAGCACAAGCCCAGGCAGCTAATATGAGAATCAATCTCGATTTTACTACTATAAAAGCACCTGTTAGCGGTTTTATGGGCAGAATCCCAAAATCACCTGGTAATGTCGTAAAGCAAACCGACGAGAAACCTCTTACCGTATTATCCAAAGTAGATGATATTTACGTCTATTTTTCGATGAGTGAGTCAGATTACTTGTACTACGAAAGAGCGAAGAACGACACGCTTTCTAATAAAATGAATAATAAAGTAAAACTTGTTCTTGCCGATGAGTCTGTTTATGAGCATACCGGAAAAATCGATGCCAATTCTGGGCAAATCGATAAAACTACCGGATCTATTACTTTAAGAGCTCGATTTGAAAATCCAGATACCTTATTAAGATCTGGTAATACGGGTAAAATTTTAATGGAAGAAATTTATCCAAAAGCGATTTTGGTACCTCAAAGTGCCACAACCTTTATTCAGGATAAAAAATTCGTTTTTGTTTTAGATGAAAACAATATAGCACAGCGAAAAGAAATAATTACAGAAGGACGATCTGGTGATAATTATATTGTTAGTTCCAAAAGTTTGTCTCCAAAAGATCGTATTGTGCTTTCTGGCTTAGATAAATTAGCAAACGGCATTAAAGTAAAACCAATCGAGCGAGGGCGTTTGCTATCTCAGGTCCAACTATAA